The stretch of DNA ATGCCCAAAGAGCAAGGGTGAGAGAGGAGGAGAAAGGCGGCGAGTGGCCGGTCTGGGGTGCGACTATGTCCCGCCTATTGCGAGGCAGAAGCCTGCCTCGCCTATAGGGTGCCACTGGTGGGCTGGCCCAGTAGGATGTCCACGTTAAATGTTCATGACATTGTCtcaaaaaaaatgttcataacattgaaaaagtttcaaaaatatttatacaatgtataaaaaatgtacaacttgtattttataaaaatgttaccGTGTATTCAGAAAAGTGTTTAGGAACATATATTTTAAAAATATACATCATGTGTTGGAAGATGTCCAACATGTATAAAAAAATGTTTCACATGTGCTTTCAAAATGTACGTACATTCTATATTTAGGAAAAAAAGTAGATATGATTTAAAAAAAACATGATAAAacacaaaaaaaatcaaaacaaccAAAGAAAACCAAGAAACAAGAAAAAAAAACCAAATTTTTTGACAAATGGTGGATTTTATTGACTCAAATGAAGCATCAAGTAGATATAAACACAGTGAGCACACATCCGGCCTCTGCATAGctaagatgcacacagccaacacCAACACACAGCAAAAAACCAAATATCACAAAGGAGGAAAAGGAGAGCCGGGAAAATCCAATGAGAAAACAGAGACACCCAAAGTAAAATGAAAAACAAACCCAAAGAAAATCGTGAAAagacaaaatcaacaaaaaaagaaaacgaaaacgaaggaaagaaagaaaaaccGGATCAAGCGAACTTACAGCCCAGTGCGAGCGACAGCGACTACCATGCTAAATGGGCCAGTCTGTTAGTTGTGGCCCGTCTGGGTACTGGAAAGAAATCGGGCCACCCTTTGTTTTGGATGCGGACACAAAGACACGCGTCCGTACTAGCGGGCCGAGTTCCAGTAATGAAAATAGGAGCCTCAGAGAGGATAAACCACACACGAAGATTGTCTAAAAAAACACACACGAAGAGAATTGAAAGGAATCAACATGTGGTATCCCCAACTCATTAGGAATTAAATCCTGGTGCTCGTAAATCTTCAGAtgatatgtcggctcagtctctcggaggtgttcataggggtagggtgtgcgtgtgtgcgttcatagggatgaatgtatgcacgtgtatatgagcgcttgtgtttATACTGATGCTAAAAAAACGAAGAGAATCGAAAGTCTCTCTCGAtataaaaaacaaaaacaaaaaggaaacaaGACGAAGAGGATCGAGGAGCCGTCGGCGAGAATAAGACCTGCGAGCGGAACAATCCACTCCGATGGCGGCAGCGCTTCGTTCTGCGGCGAGGAAGATCTGCGGTCACGCCTTTGAGCGGCCGCAGGCGCTTCTCAGGACGGCCGCTTCGGCTGCCATCAAGGAGGAACAGCGGCGGCTGCTGCCAGGGGGATTGGCCATGGCCGAAGCTCACTTCCCCGGTTCACCTCCTCCGAATCACCAAGTTTTGTTAATAATCAGAGCAAGGTACGCACACTCTTTCCAGCGGTAGAACTTTTGCCCCGGAAGACCTCTGATCCCATCTTTCACTTCCACTTGGAGCGTATGGATTCAGACTTTGATGATTCTTTTTATTCCTTTTCTCTACCTTTGTACTCTGCTAATTTGTTTCTTTCCATTGTGGCTTTGCTGGCAACTCTTATAAGCAATGTTTATCAATGCAAAACTGTCATTTATATTGTGTTGTACCTTGGAAATTTGGGACCCAGGGTGAAAATAACAATTTGACGTAACTCTATTTTTTCCCAAATTCTGAATGTATCAATGGAAGCAGAAATAGAAAATCCCGTAATTTATAAGATTAGTTTATCATCGTAATTTTTAGATTGCAGATATAATCGTCTACTTTAACTCTTAAGCATAATGGCTTACTATAACTGATTACTTTATATTAATTAAAGTGTGTGTCGTGAGCTTTTGATGCGGCCTATAAGAGGCATGTATTGAGGGTCTGATGAACTTTGTAGGGCTCTTTAGCCGTTTATGGTGTCACTGGATTTTCGCCCCATGGCGGACTGCTCGATGACGGGTGTCCATCGTGAGTTTCCCAGTGATGCTTTGAACCCGTTTTTTCCCCCTTTCTAGGCTTCCTGATTACTATGTGAGACTGGTTGTATTTCCGTTATGATGAGTAATGGAAAGGGGTTATCGCCCGGTTCAAAAAAAAAATAAAGTGTGTGCCGCAGGGTTGTAGATATTTTTCTCAAAAAGGAATGAATGGTCTTATGAAACACAATGCTTCTTCAAATCTTCTGGTTATGAGATGGTGAGTTATACGAATATATCATGCAATGAATTTATTTGCCCCTTTGTTGATTTATCACTTATTTAAGGTGAAGAACTTTCAAAATTGAATTTTGATTGTAAATTTGTTGTAGAATACCATTTAGATTTGTAAATCGCAACAATATCAAAGTTCTTTTAAATTATGGAACAAAATCATAGCAACCCTTTATCATATCATCATCCATTGCTTGAAATGTTCGACGTGATTGAACCCTATATTCGAAAAGCATAATTTCGTTCATTGGAAATTTTTGAAAAGTATGAACCAACTCAATACTACTCCATATAATTTTGAAAATGTAGTTCTTATACAATGTTCC from Triticum urartu cultivar G1812 chromosome 3, Tu2.1, whole genome shotgun sequence encodes:
- the LOC125548062 gene encoding uncharacterized protein LOC125548062; translation: MAAALRSAARKICGHAFERPQALLRTAASAAIKEEQRRLLPGGLAMAEAHFPGSPPPNHQVLLIIRARLSSERSLKSRSCSLLSVPEDKPPTYFVFSRFICLAMMSLYILTLGRVSILYYKSTMSAVEDE